GGATACCGCCCGGAAGCCACCCGGACACGAGGGGCGTGATCGGCATGATGGAGGTCGAGACGGTCACTGATACCGTCGGATAGGCCGCCAGTTGGGCACCGCCGACCTTGCCAGAGCAAACCACCGTGACATCACTCGGGGCGATCGTGATCGAGCTGGTCGAGAGCCGTACAGCCTCGACAATGTCATTCGCAGTGTCCCCCGCGTCCGTGCCGTGATAACTGGCAAACATGGCGCCCTCCTGGGCCGCCTCCTCAATCGCCATGTGGCCAAGAACTGCCCTTCCAAAGTCGACCAACCCGAGCACCATCAACAACATGATCGGCATGAGTAGAGCCATTTCCACCGCAGAAGCGCCCCGATCGTTCATACGTTCCCCGGGTAGATCGAACGCCGGTCGACGGCGGTCACCGAAATACCATTCAAGAATTGACCGACCAACGGGATATTGTTTAGGAGCGGATCGTAGGGAACGGTGATTGCCACGACGACCCGCCCACCGTTAGCGACGTCAGATACCGCTGGGAAGGGCCCGAAGTTGCAATTGTATGGCTCGGAACCTGTTCCCGGACCTTCGTCATACGTAACCGACACGTCGGGATTGTTGATCGTGACCAGGTTGATCTTCGCCCGGGCGGCATCGCGGATTCCGAGGCAATCAACGTACTGCGAAATCCCATTTGGCCCGATCCCAACGGCCGACCCGTACCGGGCGCCTTCACGAGCGGCCGTCTCAACGGCATTTGAATAGGCAACGAAGTGACCAAATTCGATGATGCCAAAGACGAGCGCAAACAACATCGGCATGATGATCGCAAATTCGGTCATTGCCACTCCGCGCGTATCACGCACGAAGGTTGTCCAGCCTCCCATGGCTGTCCTCCCAGACGCTACCCGAGTTCGATAATACCACTCTCAGTGATCACTCACAAGGCAGATTCTGGATACAAGGCGAGGCGCTGGGCCGACACTCCAGCAACAAAATAGCCAACAGCCGTCGCTTATGGCACGTGCGACATTCCGGTACCAGCAGACTGGTCAAGAATCCGGTTGGCGGCATACAGTAGTGGTGAGATAGGCATCCCCCTAGGTACAAACGTTGTGATCACCGACAACGAACAGGCCGGGTCCTTGTTCACATTTGAGGAGCGCATCGCCTACCAGTGGAACGCCGGATCCCAGGCAACCATCTGGCTGCCACCCAGACGATCACAACCGCTTTCGCGAGCAGAGTGGGGAAGTATTTCGAGCTACCCCTGCCGTCCCCGACCAACCGGCTTGGGACGAGGCCTGCACGTGCCCGTACGCTGGCGCAGTTGTTGGACATTGCCGAAGGTCAGGTCGGGGTCGAGTGCGGGTTTGATTAGCATGGCTAAGTGAGCTCTAATCGACAGACGCATCCACATATTGATCCCGCAGAAATCGCTGCCGCATTGCGACTGTCGATCGGGCGACTTGCCCGGCGTCTCAGGCAAGAATCGGTCGGCGACCTTACGCCGTCGCAACGTTCGATCCTTTTCACGTTGGACCGGCACGGACCTCTCCGAATGGGCGAGTTGGCCGCAATTGAGAAGATATCGGCACCAAGCGTCACTGGCATTGTCGGCAGGCTGGAAGAACGCGGACTCGTCGACCGCCAACCCGATCCCAACGACGCTCGCTCGACCTTGGTGCGGCCAACGGAAACCGCCACCACCATCCTCGCCGCCGCCCGCCAACTGCGCACGGCTTTTCTGACCACCCGACTAGCCAGCATGCAGGACTCCGAAATCAGCACTCTCGTGCAAGCCATGGCACTGCTCGACCGGATCGCTGCCGACGAATGAACTCTCCTCCATGGGTCAACCGAGCGTTCTCGGCTTTGACCATTAGAAACTTCCGTTTGTACTTCATCGGCCAGACACTGTCGGTGTCGGGTACCTGGATGCAACGAATTGCCCAATCGTGGCTGGTTCTTGAACTGACGGGCAGCGGAACGGCCGTCGGACTGGTCACAGCGGTGCAGTTCCTTCCAATGCTTCTTCTGGCCCCTCTGGGTGGCGTTGTGGCAGATCGCTTTGACAAGCGTCGGCTGCTCTTCATCACTCAGATCGCTGCGGCAGTACTCGCGACTGCACTCGGGCTACTCGTTGTCTTCGATCTTGTGGAACTCTGGATGGTCTATGTCCTGGCGGGATTACTGGGCCTCGTAGCAAGCGTCGACAATCCGACCCGGCAAACCTTCGTCCTTGAAATGGTGGATCGCGATCACCTCACCAGTGCGGTAAGCCTGAACTCGGTCCTGGTGAATCTGGCCAGGGTGCTCGGTCCGGCTGCAGCCGGCGTTCTCATCGTGACCGTCGGACTCGGTCCATGTTTCCTGGTCAACGCCAGCACCTATTTTGCAGTCATCGTCGCTCTGCTCATCATGCGCACCACTGAACTGCACACAATAGAACCACAGGGCCGGCGGGCTGGACAGCTTCGAGAAGGCCTCCACTATGTACGGTCGACACCAGCCGTATTGACGCCGCTCGTCATGATGGCCGTCATCGGCATGTTCGCCTACGAGTTCCAGG
The genomic region above belongs to Acidimicrobiia bacterium and contains:
- a CDS encoding pilus assembly protein, with amino-acid sequence MNDRGASAVEMALLMPIMLLMVLGLVDFGRAVLGHMAIEEAAQEGAMFASYHGTDAGDTANDIVEAVRLSTSSITIAPSDVTVVCSGKVGGAQLAAYPTVSVTVSTSIMPITPLVSGWLPGGIPLVAEASGTVFTQACLATP
- a CDS encoding pilus assembly protein, with translation MTEFAIIMPMLFALVFGIIEFGHFVAYSNAVETAAREGARYGSAVGIGPNGISQYVDCLGIRDAARAKINLVTINNPDVSVTYDEGPGTGSEPYNCNFGPFPAVSDVANGGRVVVAITVPYDPLLNNIPLVGQFLNGISVTAVDRRSIYPGNV
- a CDS encoding MarR family transcriptional regulator; the encoded protein is MSSNRQTHPHIDPAEIAAALRLSIGRLARRLRQESVGDLTPSQRSILFTLDRHGPLRMGELAAIEKISAPSVTGIVGRLEERGLVDRQPDPNDARSTLVRPTETATTILAAARQLRTAFLTTRLASMQDSEISTLVQAMALLDRIAADE
- a CDS encoding MFS transporter, which gives rise to MNSPPWVNRAFSALTIRNFRLYFIGQTLSVSGTWMQRIAQSWLVLELTGSGTAVGLVTAVQFLPMLLLAPLGGVVADRFDKRRLLFITQIAAAVLATALGLLVVFDLVELWMVYVLAGLLGLVASVDNPTRQTFVLEMVDRDHLTSAVSLNSVLVNLARVLGPAAAGVLIVTVGLGPCFLVNASTYFAVIVALLIMRTTELHTIEPQGRRAGQLREGLHYVRSTPAVLTPLVMMAVIGMFAYEFQVILPLLAKFTFGGDAGTYATMTACMGGGAVVGGLVTASRRGRPAVALSRTAALFGVTQLLTSFSPTLTITLVAMAILGATSIGFLALGNATLQLASEPNMRGRVMGLWAMAFLGSTPIGGPIIGWIGEHIGPRYGLGLGGVATILAAALAYPRLVAMVPTQDGATGSEGPTAKLGT